The sequence TTTTAATCCCTGCTTGCGCTCTTCTAAGTTACATGTATCAAAGTAACAACGCATCTCATCTGGTATAGATGAATAGAAGCTTGTATACTTTAAAGCAAAAGGCTTTCTAGACATTAAATCAATATATGTTATCCATTGCATAGAGTCTAGCTGGTCACCATATAGTCGATTATGCCTTACTACCTCTTTGTAATCGTTATTCAGTATTATTACTTCCAAATCAGTGACCTTGGCCCAAACTTGCTGCTGGCAGTATGCTGGAGAAGTAGAATATGTATATTTACCATCAAGCCTTATTTTCCCATACTTATCTGCCTTTAGCTTTACTAGTTTTGAAGTTTCAAATGGGACAACTGGTAAGGGCCTAGATGCAGCTATATCTTTTTCGAATAGATAAGATATTTTAGCTTTCTTTACATAGTGGTCTCTATCCATATCTTCTAAACACTCTTGTAGAAGGTCTTTATTATATTCTTTAAGCTCCCGGAATTCTGGCACCGGCACGAAAAGGTTTCTTCTTGAGTAACCAACTTTGTTTTCAACATGCCCTTTCTCATTCCCCTTAGAAGGGTTACAAAAGTTATGTTCAAATCCATAATGAAGAGCAAATCTCTCAAAACGCTCAGTTAAATCTCTCTCGTGACTCTTTTTGATTTTCTTTACAGCAGTGCTCATGTTATCAAACCATATTTCTTTCGGTACTGTGCCAGTAAACTCAAACATGCTTTTAAGAGCTGTAAGTAAGCACTCTAAATTTTCACCCTTACATAGCTGCACCAATGCACCATTTGAGTTAGGGTAAGATAAGACAAGCTCAGACCCCTCATAGGTAATACCGTTTTCTACAAAGGTTACTTTGCCAAAATCTACTTGGGCCTCTCCAGGAGCGTGTTCTAGGGGCAAGTAACAGTCAACAATTTCTCGTTGAAGCTCAGCCTTTCTCTTTGCTACATAAGATCTAATGGTTCTATCAGACATATCATAATCGTTCTTGAAAACCTTCTGAAGCCTTTCGTGGATTCTCTTAGCAGTATGCCTTTGCTTTCGTGGGGCATTTAGATCATCTTCTAACCATTTATCAATTGTTGGCTTAAACTTATCTAAACGGGATTCCCTAGTCTTCTTGGTTTTCTTAATGTTGAAATCCTGGCACTCAACATACTTATTTACGGTTTCCCACGCATGGCCCTTTTCTTTAGCAACACTATTGATACTTCGACCTTTATTAATTACTTCTCTTCTGATATACTTAATTCTGTCCATTGTTAACATCCTTTCATTACCTCCCATTAGCTTCGACACTAATAGGGTACTGTAATTAGGGATTGTTAGCAATGGTTTTTTTATTTCCAGCTATACCTTATCAGATTTTACACTGCCGTTTTCTCACTTTTAATTATGCCATAGACAACAATCCTAAGAAAAAGGATTTAACTTCTTCAGTTACTATGTCCGACTCTCTTTCATATGCTTTCTGGACTCTGGGTGAGAAGAGCCGTCATAGTACTTTTTAACAGTTGGTCTTGAAATTCCTAATCTTTTTGTAATGGATCTATGAGATTTTCCTCTAAGAGCACCCATTCTAATTATATCCACTTCTATTTTCACACCCTCACCTCCCGCAAAATATATAGCTATATTTTACAGGATTATTTGATAGGTGGTAAACAAATTCAGTAGCATTATGCACCTAGGTGGTATACTTTTATACTAGCATTTATAACCGACTTTACAGTGAAGTAGAATGATCAAAAAATCCTCTGTGTAGAGGATTTTTATCTGAAGAATTACTTTTATAGGTAATACTTCTTTATATGTTACTTAAAACTATCACATATGTGCGTGAATTGCACAATTGCAGGCTGACCCCATCGCTTCTTATATAACCATATTTCCCCGTTTAAACCCATAACATAAAAACAAATACTAAAACATTATTTCAACAAATCTATTACTTCTGAAAATCTATAAGGTTCCAAAGCATCTTTTGCCTTATAGGAAAAATTAATACCCCATTCGGGTAAAGAAACTTGGTCCTCTCTAGGATAATCCTTACCTATAAATGGATAAATATCTTTTCCCCATTTTGTGGCAGGTATTAGATACAGAATTCTTTCAGATTCATTTTGCGGTATATATGCAAACGCCATAAATAGGTCATCATCATCAATATCAAAATTCTTCTTTTTTACATTTACATAGCTACCCATTCTTGATACAGCTTTTACCTTTACTTTTATAATTCTTCCTAAAGTAGATAAAGCTAAAAAATTAATTTCACCCGTTGGTCGAGGAGATTCCTCGACAGTAAACCCATTTAACTCAAATTCCTTTTCAAAAAAATCAACTGCCACCGTATTTACCTCTATTCTACTCATTTGGTCCCCTCCTACATTATTGTTTTGAAAAACTCGTAAACCTCGAGATGCTCTCATCCCCCCAACATTTGCTTAGGATGAACTTCCAGCAAAATTCAACCTAATAAAACCTAAGTTAAGTGTATAGCCAGTTAGTCTGTTCGATTTTATTAAACCTTTCACACCTTTATGTGTCATAAGGCATCCCTCCTTAATAAGTTTTGCTGGTTTGTTGCGCTCATCCATTGGACCTTGAGGGAAGTCCATCCTAAGCAAATGATATCTCTAAAGAATCTGGGTTAGGTCTTCTTTATCATACATTTATACAAATGGGGAATAGAAGTTTACCTAATTCCTTTTAATAATCAGCAAGTAAGACACAAATATGAACCCCTTACTACGTTTAATCTTAAATCATTATTCAACACAGATCCTAAAATACCTGCTTAAATTTTAAAAATCCTCACATAGAGGATTTTTTAATGAGGTATGATCTGACTTCCTACAGGTTTACCTGCATCCT comes from Alkalicella caledoniensis and encodes:
- the istA gene encoding IS21 family transposase; translated protein: MLTMDRIKYIRREVINKGRSINSVAKEKGHAWETVNKYVECQDFNIKKTKKTRESRLDKFKPTIDKWLEDDLNAPRKQRHTAKRIHERLQKVFKNDYDMSDRTIRSYVAKRKAELQREIVDCYLPLEHAPGEAQVDFGKVTFVENGITYEGSELVLSYPNSNGALVQLCKGENLECLLTALKSMFEFTGTVPKEIWFDNMSTAVKKIKKSHERDLTERFERFALHYGFEHNFCNPSKGNEKGHVENKVGYSRRNLFVPVPEFRELKEYNKDLLQECLEDMDRDHYVKKAKISYLFEKDIAASRPLPVVPFETSKLVKLKADKYGKIRLDGKYTYSTSPAYCQQQVWAKVTDLEVIILNNDYKEVVRHNRLYGDQLDSMQWITYIDLMSRKPFALKYTSFYSSIPDEMRCYFDTCNLEERKQGLKALNLMLQNISIEEAANVFSSAIEANCRDSDSLIGLYHRVVNGVLEMPDMELPDFVPQLKGYTTDLDVYDGLMGGGSK